The Coriobacteriia bacterium genomic sequence GGGTTATTGCAAAATTCATGACCGCGGCTGCCACCGATGCGAAATACACGGTCAACGGTGACGGAAGCCAAGCGCGCGATTTTACTTACATCGACAATGTGGTGCGTGGCAATTTGCTTGCGTTGAAAGCTCCTGAGCTCAAGGGCGATGTTATCAATGTCGCCTGCGGAGGAAAATTTTCATTGCTCGATCTGATTGATGCGATTAACAAGGCGGCAGATGTCGATTTGCCGGTGGAATTCGCTCCGAACCGCGCCGGTGATGTCAAATACTCGATGGCTGCGATTGAGAAAGCGAAAGAACTTATCGGCTATGAACCGATCGTCGATTTCGAAGAGGGAATAAAACGTACCTATGAATGGTATCTCTCGAACGCTCATTGCTAAACAGAAAATGTTGCGAAAAGTTACGGTGGTTTAATTTTGAACATAGTGATAATAGCTGAGGCCTTTGGCGTTCCTATGACCTTGGCGTCCACGAGCTTTATCTCAAATGTCGCCTCGGGGCTGATTGAAAATGGGCACAGAGTCAAAGTCATCGTGATGGGCAAACCTGCAGTATGCATCGGAGACAGTATGCCGGGCCTAGAGGTGACGTCTTTGTTCGATAATGTCCCCGGTCCCAAATTGCTGGATGTGACATCGGCGAAACGATTGGGGATTGCAGTTTCCGCGGATTATTCGGTGAGCAAACAGAGTTGGTTTGCCGAACTGCTGCTTTATAAAAAGCTGCAAACAATGAAGGGGCAAAGCAATGAGAACGGTCTAATCTTATGCTATTCGAGGTCGGACGCAACTATGGGTGTCGCTTCAAATGTCGCGGGACTTATCGGCTGGTCGTTGGGGGCTTTTGCAACCGAGGCGTTGACGGATAATCAGATCAACCCTTTGACTAGGGAACACTATATCGATTTGGTGAGAACAAAGACTGATTTTTTATGGGCGACTTCTCACTATCTGCAAAAATATTGGACGAATTATGGATATCCGAGCGACAGAATATTTATGAATTACTCAGTCGTTGACTGCAGGAATTTTGAATTAGTCCATAAAAGCTCCTATGTTGTCGATGGCGTGTTTACGGGGAATCTCGGGTCACGATACATTGCGGAGTTGTTGAGAGTAATCGATATTGCCAAGCGAAAGAAACCCGATATCGTAGTTGAGGCGTACGGCGATGCCCTAGCAGGTGATGTCGCTACTTTGTCGGATAAGATTAGATGTATGGGGCTTCAGGGAAGTGTCATTTTGAAGCCCAGCGTTCCACCTGCAAAAATACCTGAAATTTTGGCGAGTGGGCGTCTATTACTAGCACCGGTTTCTGAAGAAAATCGGGCAGGTCATATGGCCCCCCATAAGATTGCTGAATATTTTGCGGCTGGTGGCCTTGTGATTGCTTCCGATGTCGGCGATCTCAGCGAGATGTTCGAAAGTGGAGAAGACTGTTTCTTGGCAAAAAGTACGGAGGAGTTTGCCGCGATGGTGGTGAACGCGCTTAATCTATCCGATGAACAAAGGCACGTAATCGGTGAGCGAGGCCGTGAGCACGCGGCCTACTATATGGATGCCAAAGTAGTTACCGAGAGATTGCTTCGTTTTCAAGGGCCACTGACACAAAGAGACAGGGCGAGGAAAGGCCGAGGTGCATCGCTGGTAGATGTTCTTAAATGGTATAAAGATTATCGAAAAAAAGCCGATAAGCCGATGATCAGCTCAGTATTATGGTTCAAAAGAGCCGTTGTTACTCTTCTCAGAAAGCTGAAACTCAAAAAACCACTTCAATAGTTGTCTTTCTGCATTGATACACTGGTCAGTTTATATTTGGTCAAAGTAGCTATATGTTAGAATTAACTCGATATTTAGTGTGTTTATTCCAGTATTTCCAGATAAAAGTACATTGTGAAAAAAACTAATCGAATTCCTTAAAGAATATCTACGAATAAATGCGATTTCCCGACTTTTCAAGTTTGTGGAAATGAAAAAATCTGAAATAGCAGGTCTTGTCGGCTTCGCGGTTGTATTTGCTGCGCTCGAAGGTATCGGCATATCGCTTTTGCTGCCGATACTCAAGTATGCCGAGGGCGGTCAAACTGCGCTTGAAAACAGTTCAAATGCCTATTGGAAGGCGTTTGCTCACTTGTTGAACGAGGTTTGCATAAAGCCTTCTTTGGTAGTCTTGCTTATAATGGCGTTTATTCCCATATTGTTGCGAAATGTGATGTTTTATTTCAATACATGGTATTCCTCTGTGGTGACGAGTCGTATTATGCTCCGTCTACGCATGAAGGTCGTCGATGCAGTTTATAACGCTGACCCTGAGTTTTATTCTCGACACCCCGTCGGACAGCTCGTCGGCGTGGTTATGGGACAGACGGCTACTGCGGGCGCCGCTGTCCTATCTGTGATCAATCTTTTGGGCATCCTCATGCTGATGATGGTTTACATCGCGATTCTTTTGATGCTTTCAGTACCCCTTACCTTTAGTGCCCTCTTTTTTGCACTTATCGTGGCCCTGGTGAATAAGGCAGTGCTTAAGTGGATATCGGCCAATGCTCTGAAAAATGCTCGGCTTAGTCAAAGACTTATGGCAAAAATCGTCGAGCGCATGGGGCAAA encodes the following:
- a CDS encoding glycosyltransferase → MTLASTSFISNVASGLIENGHRVKVIVMGKPAVCIGDSMPGLEVTSLFDNVPGPKLLDVTSAKRLGIAVSADYSVSKQSWFAELLLYKKLQTMKGQSNENGLILCYSRSDATMGVASNVAGLIGWSLGAFATEALTDNQINPLTREHYIDLVRTKTDFLWATSHYLQKYWTNYGYPSDRIFMNYSVVDCRNFELVHKSSYVVDGVFTGNLGSRYIAELLRVIDIAKRKKPDIVVEAYGDALAGDVATLSDKIRCMGLQGSVILKPSVPPAKIPEILASGRLLLAPVSEENRAGHMAPHKIAEYFAAGGLVIASDVGDLSEMFESGEDCFLAKSTEEFAAMVVNALNLSDEQRHVIGERGREHAAYYMDAKVVTERLLRFQGPLTQRDRARKGRGASLVDVLKWYKDYRKKADKPMISSVLWFKRAVVTLLRKLKLKKPLQ